In the Burkholderia cenocepacia genome, one interval contains:
- a CDS encoding c-type cytochrome, whose translation MRYLTLNLNTLRASLFALSALVIGTAAHAAQTAPADSALVARGAYLAKAGDCVACHTAPRGTPFAGGLKMVTPMGAIYTTNITPDPETGIGGYTEADFASALRKGVAKDGHNLYPAMPYPSYAKLKDDDVKALYAYFMHGVEPVKQANRPSDIPWPLNMRWPLALWNMVFLDTTPYADKPAKDAMWNRGAYLVQGLGHCGSCHTPRGVGFQEKALDESGAAFLSGAAIDNWFASNLTGEHNTGLGRWNEADVAQFLKTGANQHATAFGSMVSVINHSTQELTDDDLASISRYLKSLPATGGTGAPPYRYDPKATQVALGRPAADPGAKVYNAYCLHCHGVDGRGYAPLLAPLAGNPNVLEADASSLINVTLNGSDTLVIGGVPSAYPMPAFSNQLNDQQVADVLTFMRAGWNNGAPAVQAADVAKLRKATAAAH comes from the coding sequence ATGCGATATCTCACCCTGAACCTGAACACGCTCCGCGCGTCGCTGTTCGCGCTATCCGCTCTGGTGATCGGCACGGCTGCGCATGCCGCGCAGACGGCGCCCGCCGACAGCGCGCTCGTCGCCCGCGGCGCGTATCTGGCGAAAGCCGGCGACTGCGTCGCGTGCCATACCGCGCCGCGCGGCACGCCGTTCGCGGGCGGCCTGAAGATGGTCACGCCGATGGGCGCGATCTACACGACCAACATCACGCCCGACCCGGAGACGGGCATCGGCGGCTATACCGAAGCAGATTTCGCCAGCGCGTTGCGCAAGGGCGTCGCGAAGGACGGTCACAACCTGTATCCGGCGATGCCGTATCCGTCGTACGCGAAGCTGAAGGACGACGACGTGAAGGCGCTGTATGCGTACTTCATGCACGGCGTCGAACCGGTGAAGCAGGCGAACCGGCCGTCCGACATCCCGTGGCCGCTCAACATGCGCTGGCCGCTCGCGTTGTGGAACATGGTGTTCCTCGACACGACGCCGTACGCGGACAAGCCGGCCAAGGACGCGATGTGGAACCGCGGCGCGTATCTCGTGCAGGGGCTCGGGCACTGCGGGTCGTGCCACACGCCGCGCGGTGTCGGCTTCCAGGAGAAGGCACTCGACGAAAGCGGCGCGGCGTTCCTGTCCGGCGCCGCGATCGACAACTGGTTCGCGTCGAACCTGACCGGCGAGCACAACACCGGGCTCGGCCGCTGGAACGAGGCGGACGTCGCGCAGTTCCTGAAGACCGGCGCGAATCAGCACGCGACCGCGTTCGGCTCGATGGTGAGCGTGATCAACCACAGCACGCAGGAACTGACCGACGACGATCTGGCTTCCATCTCGCGCTACCTGAAGTCGCTGCCGGCGACAGGCGGCACGGGCGCACCGCCGTACCGCTATGATCCGAAGGCGACGCAGGTCGCACTGGGCCGGCCGGCAGCCGATCCGGGCGCGAAGGTGTATAACGCTTACTGCCTGCATTGCCACGGGGTGGACGGCCGCGGTTATGCGCCGCTGCTCGCGCCGCTCGCCGGCAATCCGAACGTGCTCGAGGCCGATGCGTCGTCGCTGATCAACGTGACGCTTAACGGCAGCGACACGCTCGTGATCGGTGGCGTGCCGTCCGCGTATCCGATGCCGGCGTTCTCGAACCAGTTGAACGACCAGCAGGTCGCCGACGTGCTGACGTTCATGCGCGCCGGCTGGAACAACGGCGCGCCGGCCGTGCAGGCGGCGGACGTCGCGAAACTCCGCAAGGCGACGGCGGCCGCGCACTGA
- a CDS encoding ogr/Delta-like zinc finger family protein: MRFTIACPHCGARGIARVLEQKTELEWEIDYQCDDVVCGHTYRARLGLDLAAPIERRPRLGEQIPLV, from the coding sequence ATGAGATTCACGATTGCATGCCCGCATTGCGGCGCGCGCGGCATCGCGCGCGTGCTCGAACAGAAAACCGAGCTGGAGTGGGAAATCGACTACCAGTGCGACGACGTCGTGTGCGGTCACACGTACCGCGCACGACTTGGCCTAGACCTGGCCGCGCCTATTGAGCGGCGGCCGCGGCTCGGCGAACAGATTCCGCTTGTATAG
- a CDS encoding type II toxin-antitoxin system RelE/ParE family toxin — MFKVLTPQFDSWLDGLRDPVGSAAISLRIERAKLGNLGQWRAVGDGVNEMKIDVGPGYRAYFVRRGKIIVVVLCGGDKSTQKKDIKTAKQIAGELED, encoded by the coding sequence ATGTTCAAAGTCTTGACCCCCCAATTTGATAGCTGGCTCGACGGGCTTCGCGATCCAGTCGGCAGCGCGGCAATCAGCCTGCGCATCGAGCGGGCGAAGCTCGGCAACCTCGGCCAGTGGCGCGCAGTCGGTGACGGCGTCAATGAAATGAAGATCGACGTAGGGCCGGGATACCGGGCCTACTTCGTGCGGCGCGGAAAAATCATCGTCGTGGTGTTGTGCGGCGGGGACAAGTCGACGCAGAAGAAGGACATCAAGACGGCGAAGCAAATCGCCGGCGAACTGGAGGATTGA
- a CDS encoding patatin-like phospholipase family protein: MTFKILSCDGGGIRGLITALLIQDLDRRSRIIASADGFAGTSTGGLIALGLACGVSISEIVDIYRTKGPVIFRENGAWLAQKQALEQHPQALEQGTVLAGPGVFQCQYVNTGLQEIAKSLVGNGKLADLSRFVAINSARLWDPPTKSWAPCTFSNGNGNAYRNVSLFDAALATSAAPTYFPPYEIAGLGYFADGGVFANNPSVSAIAEALASRRAGSLDDVRLLSLGTGTSPVGIPPDAVGNPLTWGVSKWLWPLESGRVPAAALLGLTMDTTAAIAAQQAGQILNANYQRGNFVLGQSIALDDWRKVPELEKETQAYMRTAEWQRVCQWVEQFWR; encoded by the coding sequence ATGACCTTCAAGATTCTCAGTTGCGATGGCGGCGGTATCCGGGGATTGATCACCGCCCTGCTCATCCAGGACCTCGACCGGCGCAGCCGGATCATCGCGAGTGCCGACGGCTTTGCCGGCACATCCACGGGCGGCCTGATCGCCCTGGGGCTCGCCTGCGGCGTATCCATTTCCGAGATCGTCGATATCTACAGGACGAAGGGCCCGGTGATCTTTCGGGAAAACGGGGCGTGGCTGGCGCAAAAGCAAGCGCTCGAACAGCACCCGCAAGCACTCGAACAAGGCACGGTCCTGGCTGGCCCGGGCGTGTTCCAGTGCCAGTATGTCAACACCGGGCTACAGGAGATCGCCAAGTCGCTGGTCGGCAACGGCAAGCTGGCCGATCTGTCCCGCTTCGTCGCAATCAACTCGGCGCGCCTGTGGGATCCGCCCACCAAGAGCTGGGCTCCGTGCACCTTCTCCAACGGAAACGGCAACGCCTACCGTAACGTCAGCCTGTTCGATGCCGCACTTGCCACGTCGGCTGCGCCGACGTATTTCCCGCCGTACGAAATCGCCGGGCTTGGCTATTTCGCCGATGGCGGCGTGTTTGCGAACAATCCTTCCGTGTCCGCCATTGCCGAGGCGCTGGCGAGCCGTCGCGCAGGCAGCCTGGACGATGTGCGTCTGTTGTCGCTCGGCACCGGAACCAGCCCCGTGGGCATTCCCCCGGACGCCGTCGGCAACCCGTTGACCTGGGGCGTTTCGAAATGGCTGTGGCCGCTCGAAAGCGGGCGCGTACCGGCGGCAGCCCTGCTCGGGCTGACGATGGATACGACGGCGGCGATCGCCGCACAACAGGCCGGGCAGATACTGAACGCCAATTACCAGCGCGGAAATTTCGTGCTCGGTCAATCCATCGCACTGGACGACTGGCGCAAGGTGCCGGAACTGGAGAAGGAAACCCAGGCGTACATGAGGACCGCCGAGTGGCAACGTGTTTGCCAGTGGGTGGAGCAATTCTGGCGCTGA
- the ispH gene encoding 4-hydroxy-3-methylbut-2-enyl diphosphate reductase codes for MRVILAEPRGFCAGVVRAIDIVDRALEKYGAPVYVRHEIVHNRRVVDGLKRKGAVFVESLDDIPEQAVTVFSAHGVGQMVEAEARQRGLHVLDATCPLVAKVHVQARRYASQGKTVVLIGHAGHPEVVGTLDQAPDATVLVESKADVAALPFAADAPLAYITQTTLSVDDTRDIIYALKQRYPGIVGPNVHDICYATQNRQTAVRELCRRVELMLVIGARYSSNTVRLHEIALESGIPSHLIADAGELGPQWFQGIATVGITSGASAPETLVDEVIAALQTYTPLEIETMAGRRETAVFPLPAELLHGTASALAPHT; via the coding sequence ATGCGCGTCATCCTTGCCGAACCTCGCGGCTTTTGCGCCGGAGTCGTACGCGCAATCGACATTGTCGATCGGGCACTGGAAAAATACGGTGCTCCCGTCTACGTTCGGCACGAAATCGTCCACAACCGGCGAGTCGTAGACGGCCTCAAGCGCAAAGGTGCAGTCTTCGTCGAGTCCCTCGACGACATTCCCGAACAGGCGGTGACCGTGTTCAGTGCCCATGGTGTGGGTCAAATGGTGGAGGCAGAAGCGCGCCAGCGCGGCTTGCATGTGCTCGACGCCACCTGCCCGCTCGTCGCCAAGGTTCACGTCCAGGCCCGGCGTTATGCGTCGCAAGGGAAGACCGTCGTGTTGATCGGGCACGCCGGACACCCCGAAGTCGTCGGCACGCTGGACCAGGCACCGGACGCGACGGTCCTGGTGGAAAGCAAGGCAGATGTGGCGGCCCTGCCGTTTGCCGCCGACGCGCCGCTGGCCTATATCACGCAGACCACACTCAGCGTGGACGACACACGCGACATCATCTACGCGCTCAAACAGCGATATCCAGGCATCGTCGGCCCGAATGTCCACGACATCTGTTATGCCACGCAGAACCGGCAAACGGCCGTACGCGAACTTTGCCGCAGAGTCGAACTGATGCTGGTGATTGGCGCCCGCTACAGCTCGAACACCGTACGACTGCACGAGATCGCGCTCGAATCGGGCATCCCTAGCCACTTGATCGCCGATGCCGGTGAGCTGGGGCCGCAGTGGTTCCAGGGCATCGCAACCGTGGGCATCACGTCGGGTGCATCCGCACCCGAAACATTGGTCGACGAGGTAATTGCGGCATTGCAGACGTACACACCGCTGGAGATCGAAACCATGGCCGGACGGCGTGAAACAGCGGTCTTTCCGCTGCCGGCCGAGTTGCTGCACGGCACCGCATCGGCGCTCGCGCCGCATACCTGA
- a CDS encoding NAD-dependent succinate-semialdehyde dehydrogenase, which translates to MANVTYTDTQLLIDGEWVDAASGKTIDVVNPATGKPIGKVAHAGIADLDRALAAAQRGFEAWRKVPAHERAATMRKAAALVRERADAIAQLMTQEQGKPLTEARVEVLSAADIIEWFADEGRRVYGRIVPPRNLNAQQTVVKEPVGPVAAFTPWNFPVNQVVRKLSAALATGCSFLVKAPEETPASPAALLRAFVDAGVPAGVIGLVFGDPAEISSYLIPHPVIRKVTFTGSTPVGKQLAALAGQHMKRATMELGGHAPVIVAEDADVALAVKAAGGAKFRNAGQVCISPTRFLVHNSIRDEFTRALVKHAEGLKVGNGLEEGTTLGALANPRRLTAMASVVDNARKVGASIETGGERIGAEGNFFAPTVIANVPLEADVFNNEPFGPVAAIRGFDKLEDAIAEANRLPFGLAGYAFTRSFANVHLLTQRLEVGMLWINQPATPWPEMPFGGVKDSGYGSEGGPEALEPYLVTKSVTVMAV; encoded by the coding sequence ATGGCTAACGTGACTTATACGGATACGCAACTGCTGATCGACGGCGAGTGGGTCGACGCCGCGAGCGGCAAGACGATCGACGTCGTGAACCCGGCGACCGGCAAGCCGATCGGCAAGGTGGCCCACGCGGGCATCGCAGATCTCGACCGTGCGCTCGCCGCCGCGCAACGCGGCTTCGAGGCATGGCGCAAGGTGCCCGCGCACGAACGCGCGGCGACGATGCGCAAGGCGGCCGCGCTGGTGCGCGAACGCGCCGACGCGATCGCGCAGCTGATGACGCAGGAGCAGGGCAAGCCGCTCACCGAAGCGCGCGTCGAAGTGCTGTCGGCGGCCGACATCATCGAATGGTTCGCGGACGAAGGCCGCCGCGTGTACGGCCGGATCGTGCCGCCGCGCAACCTCAATGCGCAACAGACGGTCGTGAAGGAGCCGGTCGGCCCGGTAGCGGCGTTCACGCCGTGGAACTTCCCGGTCAACCAGGTCGTGCGCAAGCTGAGCGCCGCGCTCGCGACCGGCTGTTCGTTCCTCGTGAAGGCGCCGGAAGAAACGCCCGCCTCGCCGGCCGCGTTGCTGCGCGCGTTCGTCGACGCAGGCGTGCCGGCCGGCGTGATCGGCCTCGTGTTCGGCGATCCGGCTGAAATCTCGTCGTACCTGATTCCGCACCCGGTGATCCGCAAGGTCACGTTCACGGGTTCGACGCCGGTCGGCAAGCAATTGGCCGCACTCGCGGGCCAGCACATGAAGCGCGCGACGATGGAGTTGGGCGGCCACGCGCCGGTGATCGTCGCCGAGGATGCGGACGTCGCGCTCGCGGTGAAGGCCGCCGGCGGGGCGAAATTCCGCAACGCGGGGCAGGTCTGCATTTCGCCGACGCGCTTTCTCGTGCACAACAGCATCCGCGACGAATTCACCCGCGCGCTGGTCAAGCATGCCGAAGGGCTGAAGGTCGGCAACGGCCTCGAGGAAGGCACGACGCTCGGCGCGCTCGCGAACCCGCGGCGCCTGACCGCGATGGCGTCGGTCGTCGACAACGCGCGCAAGGTCGGCGCGAGCATCGAGACCGGCGGCGAGCGGATCGGCGCGGAAGGCAACTTCTTCGCGCCGACCGTGATCGCGAACGTGCCGCTCGAAGCGGACGTGTTCAACAACGAGCCGTTCGGCCCGGTCGCGGCGATTCGCGGCTTCGACAAGCTCGAGGATGCGATCGCCGAGGCGAACCGTCTGCCGTTCGGTCTGGCCGGCTACGCGTTCACGCGTTCGTTCGCGAACGTGCATCTGCTGACGCAGCGCCTCGAAGTCGGGATGCTGTGGATCAACCAGCCGGCCACGCCGTGGCCGGAAATGCCGTTCGGCGGCGTGAAGGATTCGGGCTACGGGTCGGAAGGCGGGCCGGAAGCGCTGGAGCCGTATCTCGTCACGAAGTCGGTGACGGTGATGGCCGTCTGA
- a CDS encoding Rieske 2Fe-2S domain-containing protein, producing MRNPTYPILPRHSPVVDARSPLPYPNGWFGACFSRDLKPGRIQTVPFMGGELVVYRTQSGAAKAISPYCPHLGAHLGHGGKVDGEHLVCPYHGLSFAPGGQCQPDRDSPPLHGGPD from the coding sequence ATGCGGAATCCGACCTACCCGATCTTGCCCCGACACAGCCCGGTGGTGGATGCGCGCAGTCCGCTGCCCTACCCGAACGGCTGGTTCGGCGCGTGCTTCAGCCGCGATCTCAAACCAGGCCGCATACAGACCGTTCCATTCATGGGTGGCGAACTTGTCGTCTACCGTACGCAGTCCGGCGCCGCCAAAGCCATCAGCCCGTATTGTCCGCATCTGGGCGCCCATCTCGGCCATGGCGGCAAGGTCGACGGCGAGCATCTCGTCTGCCCGTATCACGGGCTTTCCTTTGCGCCGGGCGGACAATGCCAGCCGGATCGAGACAGCCCGCCCTTGCACGGCGGCCCCGACTGA
- a CDS encoding squalene/phytoene synthase family protein gives MVPLSKAHDMIRQYSKTWYLPVVGLPPRLNEAASCAYLCMRGIDEIEDHPTMAAADRARLLRRVSAILQTHFSPADFQTAFEGYEDVLPPVSLQLGQWVTLAPIDIAPRVLDTFSVMAERMADWVESDFAIRTEQDLNRYTYAVAGTLVLLLSDLWGWFNHTDTNRTDAIGYGRALQAVNILIDRDEDTGRGVDFWPHGWGLPEMLGYVERELALAQAYLDALPPGPARSFCEQPLINARHAALNLKQTLGAGREPRSYATADGFAGRP, from the coding sequence ATGGTTCCGCTCTCGAAAGCCCATGACATGATCCGGCAGTACAGCAAGACATGGTATCTGCCCGTAGTCGGCCTGCCGCCCAGGCTGAACGAGGCGGCGTCGTGCGCCTACCTGTGCATGCGCGGCATCGACGAAATCGAAGATCATCCGACCATGGCCGCCGCGGACCGTGCTCGCTTGCTTCGGCGGGTCAGCGCCATCCTGCAAACCCATTTCTCCCCGGCGGATTTTCAGACTGCATTTGAAGGCTATGAGGACGTTCTCCCGCCGGTTTCGCTGCAACTGGGCCAATGGGTCACGCTCGCGCCGATCGACATCGCGCCTCGCGTACTGGACACGTTTTCCGTCATGGCAGAGCGAATGGCGGACTGGGTCGAATCGGATTTCGCGATCCGGACCGAGCAGGACCTGAACCGGTATACCTATGCGGTGGCCGGCACGCTGGTACTGCTACTCAGCGATCTGTGGGGCTGGTTCAATCACACCGATACCAACCGTACCGACGCCATCGGATACGGCCGCGCGCTGCAGGCCGTCAACATCCTGATCGATCGCGACGAAGACACCGGGCGCGGGGTCGATTTCTGGCCGCACGGCTGGGGCTTGCCCGAGATGCTCGGTTATGTCGAGCGAGAGCTCGCACTGGCGCAGGCGTACCTTGACGCGCTGCCGCCAGGCCCCGCGCGCAGCTTTTGCGAACAACCGCTGATCAATGCGCGGCACGCCGCGCTGAATCTGAAGCAAACGCTCGGCGCCGGCAGAGAACCACGCTCTTACGCGACAGCGGATGGATTCGCCGGTCGGCCATGA
- a CDS encoding AAA family ATPase encodes MIVAVGNPKGGVGKSTVAVQLALGVMLAGQRAWLVDGDPQGSSAGAALVRSDAGLLGLASLYCDDGQELHRAILANSQKYDHVVIDIGARDSSAFRAALAVADVVLIPVMPRSFDVWALDDMAKLLGEARKVNRVRALAFLNAADTQGADNREAEAAIASYDAFDLLPCRLYRRKAYANASAVGLHVEEMGRRDTTACAEIERLQDAVFGVLDKSAAGA; translated from the coding sequence ATGATTGTAGCGGTCGGAAATCCGAAGGGCGGGGTAGGGAAATCGACGGTTGCCGTGCAGCTCGCGCTCGGCGTCATGCTTGCCGGCCAGCGTGCCTGGCTGGTCGACGGTGATCCGCAAGGCTCAAGCGCCGGCGCCGCGCTCGTGCGCAGCGATGCCGGTCTCCTTGGCCTGGCGTCGCTGTACTGCGATGACGGGCAGGAGCTGCACCGCGCGATCCTGGCGAACTCGCAGAAATACGATCACGTCGTTATCGATATCGGCGCGCGCGATTCGAGCGCATTTCGTGCCGCGCTCGCGGTCGCCGACGTGGTGCTGATCCCGGTCATGCCGCGCTCGTTCGATGTCTGGGCGCTGGATGACATGGCGAAACTACTCGGCGAGGCGCGCAAGGTGAACCGGGTCCGCGCGCTCGCCTTCCTGAACGCGGCGGACACTCAGGGCGCCGACAACCGCGAAGCGGAAGCGGCTATTGCCAGCTACGACGCATTCGACCTGCTGCCGTGCCGTCTGTATCGGCGAAAGGCGTACGCCAACGCCAGCGCGGTCGGTTTGCACGTCGAGGAAATGGGGCGCCGCGATACAACCGCGTGCGCGGAAATTGAGCGACTGCAAGACGCGGTGTTCGGGGTGCTGGATAAGTCGGCTGCCGGTGCATAA
- a CDS encoding addiction module antidote protein: MKISELAEFDGSKYLKDEETIRHYLAQAFEDGDPRLIQAALGNVAKARGMTALARESGVKREALYRALSEGGNAEFATIMKVVGALGLHLTVAPAQPAAEAAPVPAPTPTRARAAAHA; encoded by the coding sequence ATGAAAATCAGCGAACTGGCCGAATTCGACGGCTCGAAGTACCTGAAGGACGAGGAAACGATTCGTCACTACCTGGCGCAAGCGTTCGAAGATGGCGATCCGCGCCTGATCCAGGCCGCGCTCGGGAACGTCGCAAAGGCGCGCGGCATGACCGCGCTTGCGCGCGAGTCCGGCGTAAAGCGCGAAGCGCTCTATCGGGCGCTGTCAGAAGGTGGGAACGCGGAGTTTGCAACGATCATGAAGGTTGTCGGTGCGTTGGGATTGCACCTGACCGTTGCGCCGGCACAGCCGGCGGCCGAAGCGGCGCCGGTGCCGGCACCGACACCAACACGCGCACGCGCTGCAGCGCACGCGTAG
- a CDS encoding phage portal protein produces MSERTRGRHTAAASSHLAPVAPAPARAEVFTFDDPIPVMDRAEILDYVECWSNGQWFEPPVSFHGIAKSFRASTHHSSALYFKANVLASTFRPHRLLSRAQFGRLALEFMVFGNGYLERRRNRLGNTLRLENSLAKYTRRKADFSGYVYANGWRIEHEFEPDSVFHVMQSDINQEVYGLPEYLSSLHSAWLNESSTLFRRKYYENGSHAGSILYMTDAAQTQSDVDNMRSALKNSKGPGNFRNVFMYAPGGKKDGIQLIPVSEVAAKDEFFNIKNVTRDDLLAAHRVPPQLLGIVPSNSGGFGTPDTAARVFGRNEIVPLQSRFLELNDWLGEEVVSFDPYAIPPASPAA; encoded by the coding sequence GTGAGCGAGCGCACGCGCGGCCGCCACACGGCCGCAGCATCCTCGCATCTCGCGCCGGTCGCGCCAGCGCCGGCGCGTGCCGAAGTGTTCACCTTCGACGATCCGATTCCGGTCATGGATCGTGCCGAAATTCTCGACTACGTTGAATGTTGGTCGAATGGTCAGTGGTTCGAGCCGCCGGTGAGCTTTCACGGGATTGCGAAGTCATTTCGCGCGAGCACACACCACAGCTCCGCGCTGTACTTCAAAGCGAACGTATTGGCGTCGACGTTCCGGCCGCACCGGTTGCTTTCGCGCGCGCAATTCGGGCGCCTGGCGCTCGAATTCATGGTGTTCGGTAACGGCTATCTCGAACGGCGACGGAATCGGCTCGGTAACACACTACGCCTTGAGAACTCACTCGCGAAGTACACCCGCCGGAAGGCCGACTTCAGCGGCTACGTATACGCGAACGGCTGGCGGATCGAACATGAATTCGAGCCGGACAGCGTGTTTCATGTGATGCAGTCGGATATCAACCAAGAGGTGTACGGCCTGCCGGAATATCTCAGCTCGCTCCATTCGGCCTGGCTCAACGAATCGTCGACGCTGTTCCGCCGGAAGTATTACGAGAACGGAAGCCATGCGGGCTCCATCCTGTACATGACGGACGCCGCGCAAACTCAGAGCGACGTGGACAACATGCGCTCCGCGTTGAAGAACAGCAAGGGACCGGGCAATTTCCGAAACGTGTTCATGTATGCACCGGGCGGCAAGAAGGACGGCATCCAGCTTATCCCCGTTTCCGAGGTTGCCGCGAAGGATGAATTTTTCAATATCAAGAACGTGACGCGCGACGACTTGCTCGCCGCGCATCGCGTGCCGCCGCAGCTGCTCGGCATCGTGCCGAGCAATTCGGGCGGGTTTGGCACGCCCGACACCGCTGCGCGCGTGTTCGGGCGAAATGAGATTGTGCCGCTGCAGTCGCGGTTCCTGGAATTGAACGACTGGCTCGGCGAAGAAGTCGTGAGCTTCGATCCGTACGCCATTCCGCCGGCGTCGCCCGCGGCATAG